The Daucus carota subsp. sativus chromosome 2, DH1 v3.0, whole genome shotgun sequence genome includes a window with the following:
- the LOC108207461 gene encoding uncharacterized protein LOC108207461 isoform X2, whose product MVSELLRSSGLLYLRCTCNHCTCTVNSRLDAQEQTIQLTQFLMGLSDQFTGIRGQILLMTPLPTMSQCYAMLLQEESQRGVTNAVVPSADNSSAMSVKYKPSPGNKPFKKPTAESPIYCEYCHMQGHVKDKCFCLHGYPPWHKLHGKPKPKPKHLAASSSTTAPTHNINQPASAQPDLGEVCLPVLLLCPFQRVNISIWFRCCSSLCNSHNLQLLLHHIQQLTAPNLHAPTLMRDLEIGRLVNGLYILQSTSSTPPAVSCSAAHYSST is encoded by the exons atggtatcagagcttctCCGTTCCTCTGGGCTCCTCTATCTACG GTGCACTTGCAATCACTGTACCTGCACTGTTAACTCTAGATTGGATGCCCAGGAGCAAACTATTCAGCTGACACAGTTTTTGATGGGTCTTAGTGACCAATTTACTGGTATTCGGGGTCAGATCTTACTCATGACTCCTCTCCCAACCATGAGTCAGTGTTATGCCATGCTCCTCCAGGAAGAGAGTCAGAGAGGTGTCACAAATGCTGTTGTGCCCTCTGCTGACAATTCTTCTGCTATGTCTGTGAAATACAAGCCTTCTCCTGGTAACAAGCCTTTTAAAAAGCCCACTGCTGAGTCTCCTATCTACTGTGAGTATTGCCATATGCAGGGTCATGTCAAGGATAAGTGTTTCTGCTTACATGGGTATCCTCCATGGCACAAACTACATGGCAAGCCAAAACCCAAGCCCAAGCACCTAGCTGCAAGTTCCTCTACTACAGCCCCTACTCACAACATCAATCAACCTGCATCTGCTCAGCCAGACCTGGGGGAAGTGTGTCTACCTGTGCTCCTGCTTTGCCCTTTTCAGAGGGTCAATATCAGCATCTGGTTCAGATGTTGTAGCAGTCTCTGCAACTCCCACAATCTCCAGCTACTACTTCATCATATTCAGCAGCTAACTGCACCCAATTTGCAT GCCCCTACCTTGATGAGGGACCTCGAGATTGGTAGGCTTGTAAATGGACTCTACATCTTGCAGTCAACTTCCTCTACTCCTCCTGCTGTGTCTTGTTCAGCTGCTCATTACTCCTCCACTTAG
- the LOC108207461 gene encoding uncharacterized protein LOC108207461 isoform X1 has product MASTGASYSSAALGSNTAPPILDVNHPYYLHPSDNPGLVITTVVLDESNFSQWHRSMEIALSSKLKLGFVDGSYIKPAVNSPLSMHWIRCNNMVTSWLLISVSIPIRQSIVYMKSAKAIWDDLQVRYAQTNVPKLINLRKEISHLDQGAMTISAYFIKFRTIHDELECLHSNPRCTCNHCTCTVNSRLDAQEQTIQLTQFLMGLSDQFTGIRGQILLMTPLPTMSQCYAMLLQEESQRGVTNAVVPSADNSSAMSVKYKPSPGNKPFKKPTAESPIYCEYCHMQGHVKDKCFCLHGYPPWHKLHGKPKPKPKHLAASSSTTAPTHNINQPASAQPDLGEVCLPVLLLCPFQRVNISIWFRCCSSLCNSHNLQLLLHHIQQLTAPNLHAPTLMRDLEIGRLVNGLYILQSTSSTPPAVSCSAAHYSST; this is encoded by the exons ATGGCATCTACTGGTGCTTCATACTCTAGTGCTGCTTTGGGCTCTAATACTGCTCCTCCTATTTTGGATGTTAATCATCCTTACTATTTGCATCCCTCGGATAACCCTGGGTTGGTTATTACCACTGTTGTTTTGGATGAATCCAACTTTAGTCAATGGCATCGTTCCATGGAGATTGCCTTGTCCTCCAAGTTAAAATTGGGATTTGTTGATGGTTCTTATATTAAACCTGCTGTTAATTCTCCTTTGTCTATGCACTGGATTCGTTGTAATAACATGGTTACTTCATGGTTGTTGATTTCTGTGTCGATACCCATTAGACAGAGTATTGTTTATATGAAATCTGCTAAAGCTATCTGGGATGACCTTCAAGTTCGTTATGCCCAAACAAATGTCCCCAAGTTGATTAACCTTCGTAAAGAAATTTCACATCTAGATCAGGGCGCTATGACCATTTCTGCCTATTTCATAAAATTCCGCACTATTCATGATGAGTTAGAGTGTCTTCATTCTAACCCTAGGTGCACTTGCAATCACTGTACCTGCACTGTTAACTCTAGATTGGATGCCCAGGAGCAAACTATTCAGCTGACACAGTTTTTGATGGGTCTTAGTGACCAATTTACTGGTATTCGGGGTCAGATCTTACTCATGACTCCTCTCCCAACCATGAGTCAGTGTTATGCCATGCTCCTCCAGGAAGAGAGTCAGAGAGGTGTCACAAATGCTGTTGTGCCCTCTGCTGACAATTCTTCTGCTATGTCTGTGAAATACAAGCCTTCTCCTGGTAACAAGCCTTTTAAAAAGCCCACTGCTGAGTCTCCTATCTACTGTGAGTATTGCCATATGCAGGGTCATGTCAAGGATAAGTGTTTCTGCTTACATGGGTATCCTCCATGGCACAAACTACATGGCAAGCCAAAACCCAAGCCCAAGCACCTAGCTGCAAGTTCCTCTACTACAGCCCCTACTCACAACATCAATCAACCTGCATCTGCTCAGCCAGACCTGGGGGAAGTGTGTCTACCTGTGCTCCTGCTTTGCCCTTTTCAGAGGGTCAATATCAGCATCTGGTTCAGATGTTGTAGCAGTCTCTGCAACTCCCACAATCTCCAGCTACTACTTCATCATATTCAGCAGCTAACTGCACCCAATTTGCAT GCCCCTACCTTGATGAGGGACCTCGAGATTGGTAGGCTTGTAAATGGACTCTACATCTTGCAGTCAACTTCCTCTACTCCTCCTGCTGTGTCTTGTTCAGCTGCTCATTACTCCTCCACTTAG